In Phaeobacter porticola, one DNA window encodes the following:
- the gpmI gene encoding 2,3-bisphosphoglycerate-independent phosphoglycerate mutase — protein MSIPKPVVLCILDGWGSSDSGEANAPAQAKTPTFDAIMAEGPKARLITHGPDVGLPRGQMGNSEVGHTNIGAGRVVAMDLGQIDLAIENGSFYDNAALQGFITKLKTSGGAAHLMGLVSDGGVHGHITHILAAIKAIRDAGVPVWLHAMTDGRDVAPKSALDYVKQLQSQMAGGTRIATVSGRYYAMDRDNRWERVSQAYDAIINGKGQYTAATASSAIEASYGRDELDEFVKATVIEGYTGVQDGDGVFCLNFRADRAREILRAIGEPTFAEFETGNRPDLAALLGMVEYSDAHNAYMETTYPKAPIVNTLGAWVSKQGKRQFRLAETEKYPHVTFFLNGGKEDPEEGEDRYMPKSPKVATYDLQPEMSAPEVTAKFVEAIEAGYDLIVTNYANPDMVGHTGDLGAAIKACEAVDQGLAEVVAAVRAAGGVMLVTADHGNCEVMIDPVTGGVHTAHTTNLVPVVLVGGAEGVNLRDGRLADLAPTLLDLMGLPKPDEMTGQSLLV, from the coding sequence ATGTCGATCCCTAAACCAGTTGTTCTGTGTATCCTTGATGGATGGGGCAGCAGCGACAGCGGCGAAGCCAATGCGCCAGCGCAGGCGAAGACCCCGACATTTGATGCTATCATGGCAGAGGGGCCGAAGGCGCGGCTTATCACGCATGGGCCGGATGTCGGGCTTCCCAGAGGTCAGATGGGCAATTCCGAAGTGGGCCATACCAATATAGGTGCGGGCCGGGTGGTGGCCATGGATCTTGGTCAGATCGACCTTGCGATCGAGAATGGCAGCTTTTATGACAATGCCGCGTTACAGGGCTTCATCACCAAGCTGAAGACATCAGGCGGTGCGGCGCATCTTATGGGACTGGTCTCTGACGGGGGTGTGCATGGTCACATCACCCATATTCTTGCGGCAATCAAAGCGATCCGGGATGCGGGTGTACCTGTCTGGCTGCACGCAATGACCGATGGGCGTGATGTTGCACCCAAATCCGCGCTCGACTACGTGAAACAACTTCAATCCCAGATGGCTGGTGGGACGCGGATCGCGACTGTTAGCGGGCGCTACTATGCGATGGACCGGGACAATCGTTGGGAGCGGGTTAGCCAGGCTTATGACGCGATAATCAACGGCAAGGGCCAGTATACTGCTGCGACTGCATCCTCTGCGATTGAAGCAAGCTATGGCCGTGATGAACTGGACGAATTCGTCAAGGCGACTGTGATAGAGGGCTACACAGGTGTGCAAGATGGCGATGGGGTTTTCTGCCTGAACTTTCGTGCTGACCGCGCCCGCGAGATCCTGCGCGCCATAGGCGAGCCGACCTTTGCAGAATTTGAGACCGGAAACCGACCTGACCTGGCGGCACTATTAGGGATGGTAGAATATTCAGACGCGCATAATGCCTACATGGAGACTACCTATCCGAAGGCGCCGATTGTGAACACGCTGGGGGCATGGGTCTCCAAACAGGGCAAACGACAGTTTCGCCTAGCCGAGACCGAGAAATACCCGCACGTCACCTTTTTCCTTAACGGTGGCAAGGAAGATCCTGAAGAAGGCGAAGACCGCTACATGCCTAAATCGCCGAAGGTGGCGACTTATGATTTGCAACCCGAGATGTCGGCCCCCGAAGTGACCGCAAAGTTTGTTGAGGCCATCGAGGCGGGATATGACCTGATTGTCACTAATTATGCCAACCCGGATATGGTTGGTCATACCGGCGATCTTGGTGCGGCGATCAAGGCCTGCGAAGCAGTGGACCAAGGGCTGGCTGAGGTTGTAGCTGCCGTGCGTGCCGCTGGCGGTGTGATGCTTGTCACAGCGGATCACGGCAATTGCGAAGTGATGATTGATCCAGTAACGGGGGGGGTGCATACGGCGCATACAACCAATCTGGTTCCCGTTGTGCTGGTTGGGGGGGCTGAAGGGGTCAATCTGCGTGATGGCCGTCTGGCTGATCTTGCACCAACTTTGCTGGATCTGATGGGCCTGCCCAAACCGGATGAGATGACCGGGCAGAGCTTGCTGGTATGA
- a CDS encoding bifunctional transcriptional activator/DNA repair enzyme AdaA yields the protein MLFDLPDHDALYQALLHRDDRYDGQAYVCVATTGIFCRLTCPARKPKRENCQFFGSVGECIEAGFRACKRCHPLQPMADADPAVATLLAALDQRPEYRWSEGDITRMGFDLSTVRRSFKRQFGMTFLEMARQRRLREGFTVLSDGGKVIDAQLDAQFDSPSAFRAAFARLLGQAPGSLGRDSLLLADWITTPLGDMIAVSSRTELHLLEFVERKALKSELARLQKAVKGDLGIGSAPPSEQIRCELDAFFAGTSARFDTPLAYHGTPFTQQVWDALRQIPPGVTRSYSDIAREIGRPDATRAVARANGANQIALVVPCHRVIGADGSLTGYGGGLWRKQRLLDIERQYLTSANQLD from the coding sequence ATGTTGTTTGACCTTCCTGACCACGATGCGCTTTATCAGGCGCTTCTGCACCGCGACGACCGCTATGACGGACAGGCCTACGTCTGCGTTGCCACCACTGGTATCTTCTGCCGCCTGACCTGTCCTGCGCGCAAACCGAAACGCGAGAATTGCCAATTTTTTGGCAGTGTTGGCGAGTGTATTGAGGCGGGATTTCGTGCCTGCAAACGCTGCCATCCCTTGCAGCCTATGGCGGACGCGGATCCTGCGGTGGCCACCTTGTTGGCCGCGTTGGATCAACGCCCGGAATATCGATGGAGCGAGGGCGACATTACGCGCATGGGATTTGACCTGTCGACTGTTCGGCGCAGTTTCAAGCGGCAGTTCGGTATGACCTTTCTCGAAATGGCGCGGCAACGCCGCCTGCGCGAAGGGTTCACTGTGCTGTCTGACGGCGGTAAGGTCATAGACGCGCAGTTGGATGCGCAGTTTGACTCCCCCAGCGCGTTTCGCGCCGCCTTTGCGAGATTGCTTGGGCAGGCACCCGGCAGCTTGGGCCGGGATAGCTTGTTGCTGGCGGATTGGATCACCACGCCGCTAGGCGATATGATCGCAGTTAGCAGCCGGACAGAACTGCACCTGCTGGAGTTTGTGGAGCGTAAAGCACTGAAGAGCGAACTGGCAAGGTTGCAAAAGGCGGTGAAAGGTGACCTGGGTATCGGTAGTGCGCCCCCAAGTGAGCAGATCCGGTGTGAGTTGGACGCGTTTTTTGCCGGTACGTCCGCCCGATTTGATACCCCACTGGCCTATCACGGGACCCCGTTCACGCAGCAGGTCTGGGATGCCTTGCGTCAAATTCCACCAGGGGTGACGCGCAGCTATTCTGATATCGCCCGTGAAATCGGACGCCCAGACGCCACCCGCGCAGTTGCCCGTGCCAATGGTGCCAACCAAATCGCGCTCGTTGTTCCTTGCCACCGGGTGATCGGCGCGGATGGCTCTCTTACCGGCTATGGTGGCGGGCTGTGGCGCAAACAGCGATTGCTGGATATCGAGCGTCAGTATCTCACCTCGGCAAACCAGCTCGACTGA
- a CDS encoding endonuclease/exonuclease/phosphatase family protein, translating into MTRVLDKLPSVTPDMQARIRDAPRNAVTHRALMAEVPAMSALQSGGQGSLETLASSVSVVAWNVERCLFPEDTARHIQPLAPQVVLLSEVDHGMARTSQRHTTEAMATALDMAYVFGVEFHELDLGGATEQAFCTDDFNLFGWHGNAILSTVPFERVTLIRLDDHGHWFSSDEVPADPEQPRLGGRMAIAAVLPTETGPICVVSTHLESNADAAHRHAQFDRLLHAIDAFAPDMPVLIGGDLNTGNHLPPDYDWQRETLFDLARSHGYDWSATPDGITTRPSLITPHPDREMKLDWFCTRGMRSTENLLVSSIDENGRPLSDHDAVWCRVAVG; encoded by the coding sequence ATGACACGGGTTCTGGACAAACTGCCCTCGGTCACCCCGGACATGCAGGCGAGGATCAGGGATGCGCCGCGCAATGCGGTGACGCATCGCGCCTTAATGGCTGAGGTTCCGGCGATGTCGGCGCTTCAGTCGGGCGGGCAGGGCAGTTTGGAGACGTTGGCCTCGTCGGTTTCCGTTGTGGCCTGGAATGTCGAACGCTGCCTGTTCCCGGAGGACACGGCGCGCCATATTCAACCTCTCGCTCCGCAGGTTGTCCTGCTGTCAGAGGTTGATCACGGCATGGCCCGCACCAGTCAGCGCCACACCACCGAAGCGATGGCGACGGCGCTGGATATGGCATACGTCTTTGGCGTGGAATTTCACGAATTGGACCTCGGGGGGGCAACCGAACAAGCTTTTTGCACAGATGATTTCAATTTGTTTGGATGGCATGGCAACGCCATTCTGTCGACGGTTCCATTCGAACGGGTGACGCTGATCCGGCTCGACGATCACGGTCATTGGTTTTCCTCCGATGAGGTGCCTGCCGACCCAGAACAACCGCGGCTTGGCGGACGTATGGCCATTGCTGCGGTTCTGCCAACTGAGACGGGACCGATCTGCGTGGTGTCCACCCATCTGGAGAGCAACGCCGACGCAGCCCATCGTCATGCGCAGTTCGACCGTCTGCTGCACGCGATTGATGCCTTTGCGCCGGATATGCCGGTCCTGATTGGTGGGGATCTGAACACCGGCAACCACCTGCCGCCCGATTATGATTGGCAGCGCGAAACGCTGTTCGATCTGGCACGTTCTCATGGGTATGACTGGAGCGCCACGCCCGACGGTATCACCACCCGCCCCAGCCTCATCACGCCACATCCGGATCGGGAGATGAAGCTGGATTGGTTCTGTACCCGCGGCATGCGCTCGACTGAGAACCTTCTGGTGTCGTCTATTGATGAGAATGGTCGACCGCTGTCTGACCATGATGCCGTCTGGTGTCGTGTGGCAGTGGGCTGA
- a CDS encoding ABC transporter ATP-binding protein → MAQVSLNSVRKVYPNGVEAVTSSSFKIEDGEFVVLVGPSGCGKSTLLRMIAGLEDITEGTLEIGDRVVNNVDPADRDIAMVFQNYALYPHMTVRKNIAYGLKNRKTPEDEIKRKVAEAAKMLNLEEYLDRKPSQLSGGQRQRVAMGRAIVRDPALFLFDEPLSNLDAKLRNQMRIEIKALQRRLGVTSIYVTHDQVEAMTMADRIIVLNGGRIEQIGTPSEIYHNPASVFVASFMGAPPMNLIDATIADGQVTLSDGVSMGALDGAAPGAVKLGIRPEDVQLVSEGGLAIEVELIEELGAHRLLHGRLGGQPFTIHVLKDIPVQPGHHQITVDPATICLFDAESGQRR, encoded by the coding sequence ATGGCTCAGGTTTCCCTGAATTCTGTACGCAAGGTCTACCCCAACGGGGTTGAGGCCGTTACATCCTCCAGCTTCAAGATCGAGGACGGCGAATTCGTCGTTCTGGTCGGCCCGTCAGGTTGCGGCAAATCCACCCTGTTGCGCATGATCGCGGGCTTGGAAGACATTACCGAAGGCACGCTGGAAATCGGCGACCGGGTGGTGAACAACGTCGACCCGGCGGATCGCGATATCGCGATGGTGTTCCAGAACTACGCCCTTTATCCGCATATGACGGTGCGCAAGAACATTGCCTACGGTTTGAAAAACCGCAAAACCCCGGAGGATGAGATCAAGCGCAAGGTGGCCGAAGCCGCCAAGATGCTGAACCTCGAAGAATATCTGGACCGCAAACCCTCGCAATTGTCCGGGGGACAGCGCCAGCGTGTTGCCATGGGCCGCGCCATTGTGCGCGATCCTGCATTGTTCCTGTTCGACGAGCCTCTGTCGAACCTCGATGCTAAACTGCGTAATCAGATGCGGATCGAGATCAAGGCGTTGCAGCGCCGCCTCGGCGTGACGTCAATCTACGTGACCCATGATCAGGTCGAAGCAATGACTATGGCGGACCGGATTATTGTTCTGAACGGCGGCCGCATTGAGCAGATCGGCACCCCGTCCGAGATTTACCACAACCCGGCGTCAGTTTTTGTGGCTTCCTTTATGGGGGCGCCGCCGATGAACCTGATTGACGCCACCATTGCGGATGGTCAGGTCACCCTGTCGGATGGTGTGTCGATGGGGGCATTGGATGGCGCCGCACCGGGTGCCGTCAAGCTGGGTATCCGTCCTGAGGATGTTCAATTGGTCAGTGAAGGCGGTCTCGCCATCGAAGTGGAGCTGATCGAAGAGCTTGGCGCACACCGTCTTCTGCATGGGCGTCTGGGCGGCCAACCCTTCACCATTCATGTGTTGAAGGACATTCCGGTGCAACCTGGTCACCATCAGATCACAGTTGATCCGGCAACAATCTGTCTGTTTGACGCCGAAAGCGGCCAACGAAGATGA
- a CDS encoding ABC transporter permease subunit yields MADTTQPAAPRRSFDWGVIGDHTVLILGSLFMLVPLLLVVLSTTIPDVEIIKYGPQLKIGDQFDENFEKAMFEASGFSGANTGTRMLFNSFVLGIGFALGKILIGMMAAYAIVYFRLRFASLAFWVIFTTLLLPLEVRILPSYEVVQQLGMLNTYQGLIIPLIASATATFFFRQYFRSIPEELVEAARIDGAGPVKFFIDILVPLSKTMIAAMFIIMFVFGWNQYLWPTMITTDEDMYTLVRGIKQITQTLEGTNVPEFGRANLLAVIAILPPVAVVIFFQSWFVKGLTESDK; encoded by the coding sequence ATGGCAGATACAACACAACCCGCCGCACCGCGCCGCTCTTTCGATTGGGGGGTGATTGGGGATCACACAGTGCTGATCCTTGGCTCGCTGTTCATGCTGGTGCCACTGTTGTTGGTAGTACTGAGCACGACAATCCCAGATGTCGAGATCATCAAATACGGTCCGCAGCTCAAGATCGGCGATCAGTTTGACGAGAACTTCGAAAAAGCGATGTTTGAGGCATCGGGCTTTTCCGGGGCCAACACCGGCACGCGCATGCTGTTCAATTCCTTTGTCTTGGGTATCGGTTTTGCCCTTGGCAAGATCCTGATCGGGATGATGGCGGCCTATGCTATCGTCTACTTCCGCTTGCGGTTTGCCTCGTTGGCGTTCTGGGTGATCTTCACCACACTGCTGCTGCCGTTGGAGGTGCGCATTCTGCCCTCCTACGAGGTCGTACAGCAGCTGGGAATGCTGAATACCTATCAGGGCCTGATCATTCCTTTGATCGCATCGGCCACGGCGACCTTCTTCTTTCGCCAGTATTTCCGCTCGATCCCCGAAGAGCTGGTTGAGGCTGCGCGCATTGATGGCGCAGGGCCGGTGAAATTTTTCATCGACATTCTTGTACCGCTGTCCAAGACCATGATCGCGGCGATGTTCATCATTATGTTCGTCTTTGGCTGGAACCAGTATCTCTGGCCCACGATGATCACCACGGATGAAGACATGTACACGCTTGTGCGGGGGATCAAACAGATCACCCAGACCCTCGAAGGCACCAATGTGCCAGAGTTCGGTCGTGCAAATCTTCTGGCAGTGATTGCCATCCTGCCCCCGGTGGCAGTCGTCATTTTCTTCCAAAGCTGGTTCGTCAAGGGCCTGACGGAATCCGACAAGTAA
- a CDS encoding ABC transporter permease subunit codes for MKRAGFSTKWMPILLLLPQLVIIAVFFYWPAAHAIHSSFFLQDPFGFGSTYVGIDNYTDLLGSSEYRRVARFTVVFTVLVTFFSLALALLLAVKADNVLRGARTYRTLLMWVYAVAPPVAGFIGLIMFDQSWGPLTRFAGYLGWDFVLGVNFNDTATAMVIVSVWKQIPVNFIFFLSGLQSIPRAVREAALIDNRSATGRFWDVTFPLLAPTGFFLLIINITYALFDTFGIIDTLVKGEPGNNPMTLVYKVYVDGFRGNDMGGSSAQSVILMVLVLALTVFQFRMIDRRIHYT; via the coding sequence GTGAAACGCGCCGGATTCTCAACCAAGTGGATGCCGATCCTGCTGCTCTTGCCGCAGCTCGTCATTATCGCAGTCTTTTTCTACTGGCCCGCAGCCCATGCGATCCACTCGTCCTTTTTCTTACAGGATCCCTTCGGTTTTGGTTCGACCTATGTCGGTATCGACAATTACACGGATCTTCTGGGTAGCTCTGAATACCGTCGAGTGGCCAGGTTCACCGTTGTATTCACAGTTCTCGTGACCTTCTTCTCGCTTGCGCTGGCCCTGCTGCTGGCCGTCAAAGCCGACAACGTTCTGCGGGGGGCACGTACCTATCGTACACTTTTGATGTGGGTATATGCGGTGGCGCCGCCAGTGGCGGGCTTTATCGGCCTCATCATGTTTGACCAGAGCTGGGGGCCGCTGACACGCTTTGCCGGCTATCTTGGCTGGGACTTTGTCCTAGGTGTGAATTTCAACGACACCGCCACTGCAATGGTCATCGTGTCGGTGTGGAAACAGATCCCGGTCAACTTCATCTTCTTTCTGTCTGGGCTGCAATCCATCCCGCGCGCAGTGCGCGAGGCGGCCCTGATCGACAACCGCTCTGCCACAGGCCGTTTCTGGGATGTTACCTTCCCGCTGTTGGCCCCTACAGGGTTCTTTCTGCTGATCATCAATATCACTTACGCGCTGTTTGATACTTTTGGCATCATCGATACGCTGGTGAAGGGCGAACCGGGTAACAACCCAATGACCCTTGTCTACAAGGTCTATGTCGACGGTTTCCGCGGCAATGATATGGGCGGATCGTCCGCCCAGTCCGTGATCCTGATGGTTCTTGTTCTCGCGCTTACGGTCTTTCAGTTCCGCATGATCGACCGCCGCATCCATTATACCTGA
- a CDS encoding extracellular solute-binding protein — protein sequence MKRITFTTAATLAFVANAAFAETEITWWHAMGGALGDTVNQIASDFNASQDEYKITPVFKGTYEETLTAGIAAFRAGEQPNVMQVFDAGAATVIGAKGATIPVQDLLADNGVDFDINDYIAGVRYFYADSDGKMIGMPFNSSTPIMYYNIQALEKAGVTAPKTWEEFQTVTAPALKEAGYTALSQSHLPWIFTENFHSRHNLPFATNNNGYDSVDTQILVNNDAIKAHFTAVTDWQKNGHFEWFGTGWGDNQTPFEEGKVAMWLGSSGSFGGLSKKDLPFDFSATMLPYWETVTTEPTQTFIGGASLFAMAGHDAEENKATAAFFDFLTSAEVQYFWHKETGYVPITEAAYEMAKADGHYDRAPAAEVGIQQLSLPAGDNTKGYRMGFYVQIRDVMNREYGRILTGETSVEDAFKAIESEANALLARFAKTQG from the coding sequence ATGAAACGTATTACGTTCACGACCGCTGCGACGCTGGCATTTGTTGCAAATGCTGCCTTTGCTGAAACTGAAATTACCTGGTGGCATGCAATGGGCGGCGCCCTTGGGGATACCGTCAACCAGATCGCATCCGACTTCAACGCCAGCCAAGATGAGTACAAGATCACCCCGGTTTTCAAAGGCACTTATGAAGAGACCCTGACCGCAGGTATCGCGGCCTTCCGTGCGGGCGAACAGCCCAACGTTATGCAGGTGTTTGATGCTGGAGCAGCGACCGTGATTGGCGCTAAGGGCGCAACCATTCCTGTTCAGGATCTGCTGGCCGACAATGGCGTTGATTTCGACATCAATGACTATATTGCCGGTGTTCGTTACTTCTACGCAGATAGCGATGGCAAGATGATCGGCATGCCGTTCAACTCCTCCACACCCATCATGTACTACAATATTCAGGCGCTGGAAAAAGCCGGTGTGACGGCTCCCAAAACCTGGGAAGAGTTCCAGACCGTGACCGCGCCTGCGCTGAAAGAGGCTGGGTACACCGCCCTGTCGCAATCGCACCTGCCTTGGATCTTCACTGAGAACTTCCATTCGCGCCACAACCTGCCGTTTGCGACAAACAATAACGGCTATGACAGTGTCGATACCCAGATCCTGGTGAATAACGACGCCATCAAAGCGCATTTCACCGCTGTTACCGACTGGCAAAAGAACGGTCACTTCGAGTGGTTCGGCACCGGTTGGGGCGATAACCAGACGCCGTTTGAAGAAGGCAAGGTTGCCATGTGGTTGGGGTCTTCCGGCTCCTTTGGTGGGCTGAGCAAGAAAGACCTACCGTTTGATTTTTCTGCCACCATGTTGCCCTACTGGGAAACTGTAACCACTGAACCGACACAGACATTCATCGGTGGTGCGTCGCTCTTCGCAATGGCCGGCCACGATGCTGAAGAAAACAAAGCAACTGCTGCGTTCTTCGACTTCCTGACCTCGGCTGAAGTGCAGTATTTCTGGCACAAGGAAACCGGTTACGTTCCGATCACGGAAGCTGCTTATGAAATGGCAAAGGCTGACGGCCACTATGACCGTGCGCCTGCCGCCGAAGTTGGTATCCAACAGCTTTCGCTGCCCGCGGGTGACAACACCAAGGGCTATCGCATGGGCTTTTATGTTCAGATCCGCGACGTTATGAACCGCGAATACGGTCGTATCCTGACGGGTGAGACATCGGTCGAGGACGCCTTCAAGGCGATCGAGTCCGAAGCCAACGCGCTGCTGGCACGTTTTGCCAAGACCCAAGGTTAA
- a CDS encoding LacI family DNA-binding transcriptional regulator, with translation MKRQGPTGGKRQTRVTAADVAEIAGVSRSAVSRAFTEGAYLDHEKRERILLAAHELGYQPNALAATLQGARSNLVAVFAGEMRNEYDKEATAALIAGLNAVGKWPVVIAGGGDRARDAVTQVLRYPLDAMILRSGSLASEIVDLCSKLHIPVIASGRIIDANGVDNICLRNDEAARLAADLFSKRNRCRVALVGGPGEFGATAERRNGLLSGLEDHGITLAGEIAGNYTTESGYFATQRLLELTSFDGIFCANDAMAIGALGALQNAGCVVSRDVSVVGFDDIEMARWPTIRLTTLRNPINDMVSAVLRCLDRRLDHPQAVEETVRLDAELILRDTH, from the coding sequence ATGAAACGGCAAGGGCCAACTGGCGGCAAACGCCAAACCCGCGTGACAGCAGCGGATGTTGCTGAAATTGCGGGCGTTTCGAGATCCGCTGTTTCACGGGCCTTCACCGAAGGCGCGTATCTGGATCATGAAAAACGTGAACGTATCCTGCTGGCGGCCCACGAACTGGGCTACCAACCCAATGCCCTCGCGGCCACATTACAAGGGGCGCGCTCTAATCTGGTTGCGGTCTTTGCAGGTGAAATGCGCAACGAATATGACAAGGAGGCCACCGCCGCACTGATCGCGGGTCTGAATGCGGTTGGCAAATGGCCGGTAGTAATTGCCGGTGGCGGCGACCGGGCGCGCGACGCGGTCACACAGGTGCTGCGCTACCCGCTGGACGCCATGATCTTGCGCAGCGGGAGCCTAGCCTCCGAAATTGTGGACCTGTGCAGCAAGCTGCATATCCCGGTCATCGCATCGGGTCGAATCATTGATGCCAATGGCGTCGATAACATCTGTCTACGCAACGACGAAGCCGCACGACTGGCTGCTGACCTCTTTTCCAAGCGCAACCGGTGCCGTGTCGCTTTGGTCGGCGGACCGGGTGAGTTTGGAGCAACTGCAGAACGCCGCAACGGGTTGCTTTCGGGACTGGAGGATCACGGGATCACACTAGCAGGTGAGATCGCCGGAAATTACACCACCGAAAGCGGCTATTTCGCCACTCAAAGATTGCTGGAACTTACCAGCTTCGACGGTATCTTCTGCGCGAATGATGCGATGGCCATCGGCGCACTTGGTGCATTGCAAAACGCCGGGTGTGTCGTGTCCCGAGATGTCTCTGTTGTCGGCTTTGATGATATTGAAATGGCGCGATGGCCAACCATCCGCCTGACCACATTGCGCAATCCGATCAACGACATGGTCTCTGCCGTACTTCGCTGCTTAGATCGCCGATTGGATCACCCGCAAGCGGTTGAAGAAACAGTGCGATTGGATGCCGAACTGATCTTGCGCGATACGCACTAG
- a CDS encoding RNA-directed DNA polymerase yields MEENIFINDMAADEARSYFCRTDAYFDMELPPYFNLQPLLEFAFSKVEEMSVKDICDWKPMKHEGLNYTLMFNKDGDFGWRPFELMHPVIYAKCIDLITQEENWKIIRDRFSRFSNGIVECCSMPVVVPDRGENPKKQQILKWWKSIEQRSLELSLQYSHVSLTDVSNCYPSIYTHAIAWAVYGRSDAKKWRFEKKKLGNQIDELIRSSREGQTNGIPQASLLSHLLAELILGYCDTYIDEKLKDKKGIVILRYRDDFRIFANSDADCAGGLKAVSECLHMFGMKLGASKTERTSNVVLGAVKQDKIDALSLTRRQTTLQKELLIIHRFCCRSPGSGATKFLIKEFLDRLERRLPKNAWKIENPIVLSAILLDIAAKTPAVFPAVATTISKIMKYLETDERERLFSLVVQRTKRIPNNGYMEIWLQRIAAPNYINFSSAEPMCGLLEDGVSQSLWANQWIENEPLRQALDKYSIIDRSILVDLPPDIQNEEFDAFWNGQEPS; encoded by the coding sequence ATGGAAGAGAACATATTCATTAACGACATGGCCGCCGATGAGGCCAGATCGTATTTTTGTCGGACCGATGCATACTTCGACATGGAGTTGCCGCCATACTTCAATCTCCAACCACTTCTGGAGTTTGCGTTTTCTAAGGTGGAAGAGATGTCGGTCAAAGACATATGCGATTGGAAGCCCATGAAACACGAAGGGCTGAACTACACCTTAATGTTCAATAAGGACGGGGATTTCGGTTGGCGTCCATTCGAGCTAATGCACCCCGTAATTTACGCCAAGTGCATTGATCTTATCACCCAGGAAGAAAATTGGAAAATAATCCGAGATAGATTCTCCCGTTTTTCGAACGGAATCGTGGAATGCTGTTCCATGCCGGTTGTTGTTCCAGACCGAGGTGAAAACCCGAAGAAGCAGCAGATTCTGAAATGGTGGAAATCTATTGAACAGCGCTCACTCGAGCTGTCGCTTCAGTATAGCCATGTAAGTTTGACTGATGTCTCGAACTGTTACCCCTCGATCTACACGCACGCGATTGCATGGGCGGTTTACGGTAGAAGTGATGCCAAGAAGTGGCGATTCGAGAAGAAGAAACTTGGGAACCAGATTGACGAGCTCATTAGAAGTTCAAGAGAGGGTCAGACCAATGGCATCCCTCAAGCATCGTTGCTCTCGCACCTGCTCGCCGAACTGATCCTTGGCTATTGTGACACTTATATTGACGAAAAGCTCAAAGACAAAAAGGGTATCGTCATTTTGAGGTATAGGGATGACTTTAGGATATTCGCCAATTCTGATGCGGATTGCGCGGGTGGCTTGAAGGCGGTTTCGGAATGTCTCCATATGTTTGGCATGAAGCTGGGGGCCTCGAAAACTGAGCGAACATCTAATGTCGTGCTGGGCGCCGTGAAACAGGACAAGATCGACGCTCTTTCACTTACTCGTCGTCAGACCACACTTCAGAAAGAACTGCTGATCATTCATCGGTTTTGCTGCAGATCTCCCGGCTCCGGGGCTACCAAGTTCCTCATCAAAGAATTCTTAGACCGACTTGAACGACGACTTCCCAAGAACGCGTGGAAAATTGAAAATCCAATAGTGCTTTCCGCTATCCTTCTTGATATTGCAGCGAAGACTCCAGCGGTTTTTCCCGCCGTAGCGACGACTATCAGTAAGATCATGAAGTATCTGGAAACTGATGAAAGGGAGCGGTTGTTTTCCTTGGTCGTGCAGCGGACGAAGCGCATCCCGAATAATGGCTACATGGAGATTTGGCTGCAGCGGATCGCCGCCCCCAACTACATCAATTTTTCCAGCGCGGAGCCAATGTGCGGCCTTCTTGAAGATGGAGTGTCTCAGTCCCTATGGGCCAACCAGTGGATTGAAAATGAACCCCTCCGTCAAGCTCTCGACAAGTATTCCATCATCGATCGATCGATCTTAGTAGATTTGCCGCCAGATATTCAGAACGAAGAGTTCGATGCGTTTTGGAACGGCCAGGAACCATCATGA